In the genome of Aedes aegypti strain LVP_AGWG chromosome 2, AaegL5.0 Primary Assembly, whole genome shotgun sequence, the window tggatttcattattcggcagaccgaatattcggcaaaatcgaaataatcgaaatattcggcccgaatattcggtacatctctaatATGAAGTATAAAAGCAGATTTTTGCACAGTTTCCACGATGGTGGCGAGTTGAAGCATCCTTTATGAGATCCTAAGATAATCGGGGTCATAATCTGTGTTTTAAGGTCAAACCAATggtggcccatattgccccgccCTCCtctactacccctatcgctgtTCGAATTAGTATCCgacttgatgtggaaacagtataCGACACGAATATGAATTGAAGTTATTTATCTACCGTAAGTTTgttaatttttaatcatttctatGCTTCTACATTTTAGCTGTTGCCGTTGCCCAATGCCTCTTGGTGATTTCCGAAGACAACTCGGCAGCTTGGCGGATTTTGTCGAACTTCGGCAATGAACTGTCTTCATTGCTGGCTCTGGAAGGAGATTACCCCAGCGTTCTTCTACGTACTGTGGCCGCCGGTATCATTGCCAACGTTCCGGCCCTCTCGGCCACCTATCTAAGTCAGATTTTCATTGCGCTGTCGAAAACGCTTGAAGTGAATCATCGTGCGGCGTTGAATAGCGTAACAAGCTCGTTGCCATTGTTGAATCAAAAAGATGTCGCTGATCTGGAAGTCACCGACGATACCCAAATGGAACAAGAATCACCGGAACAATCCTTCCAGAGGAGGCGGCGAGCTGATATGCCAACGGAAGTCGAAATGGAAGTTAGAAACGTAGGCTGGCTCCTACAGGCCCAAAGAATTGCGGCGGAGATTCTGACCAACATTTGCTCGACCGAGGAAAATGAATGGCAAGAGGACATGGACGAGGACAATCTTTCCGAGGCAGAAAGTGTTCATGACTACGAGACCAACGGAGCCAACGATAGTGTGCAAAATACCGATAAACTACCGGTAGAAGTTCTGGAAGCAATCAAATCTCTAGGATTAGTAGAGAAGCTGTGGCAAAAGGCACAACCAGTAGCGGAAAACGTTGGACAAATTCTTGCCGAGAACGACAAAAACCTACTGAAACGTGTCAACAATTTACGAGCTTCCTCGATGCTGTGTCTTCATAATCTATGCAACAATATCTCCTCGGATGATCTGGGTGGTGCGGAAGGCATTTATCAAGTGTGGCTGGAGCTGGGTCAGCAAGTTTTCCAAGGTCACCAAAATCCCAAATTGTTAGAAGCGTCCACTTCACTGATGCGTGCCACGTTGGAACATCTGCGTAAAAACCCGGAACTGTTCAAGCAGATGACCGAAAGCGATCTCCAGTTGATGCTAAACGGAGTAACCGACTGTCAAGACGCCGAAATCCGAGCCAATTGGCTTCGAATGCTCGGAATCCTTGGTTGCCTGCTACCTGAACCTCTCATCAAATTGATCATAGATTTTGTTCTCACTACCTGCATGAACGAACAAGACCTGTGGACCGTCTCAGAAGCAATGGATTCCATGATGGACATCTTCGCCGACAACGACTGGAATCAAATCGTGCATGATCTGGGCATGGTGACCAAATGCAAGGAACTCGATCGGCGAATGAAATCCAAACTGAAACAGAACAAACGCGAACTGAACGAGCGTTACCCGGCCGTGAGCACCGTGCGGACCAATCTCGGCAGATTCTGTAAGTATCTGGAAACTGAGATGAAGAAATTCAAGCCTTCGATGGAAGCTTGAAGTGCTGCAGTGTCATCCCGTAATACCAATATATGGATGCCTAAGCAATCCttcctatcaaaacaaacaCCCACATATTCGACGTTAAGATTGAATCCAGATTTATAGTTTATCCTTTGTCTCTTTAGCCGTTGTAGCTGTAATAGAGATTCAAACTGAATAAACACACAAGTTTTCTTTGGTAGAAATATGTTGAAGTTTATATATGTTtatagagaaatccctggatgtaCTAAGAATATGTTTTAGGTTTTAAGAAAAGAAACACACAGAACAGAAACTTACCTTACACTTATAAAAATACTACAAACAATTTGCAAGATCCTCGATCTCAACATCTTTTTTCGACCAATTTGAAACCTAGAAAATTGAGCCATGCTATGAGcccctatgcatgctataaaacgtttgacttttactgtgcgccctgttttcaagttgcccgtgaaaGAGAGCGAGACAACACCAACACGCGGCGCACAGTTAAAGTcaaaaggcggcatccacaaattacgtaacgctctagggggggGGAGtatgctcaagcgttacggctcatacaaaaatttgaaatttttcatacaaaaagcgttacgga includes:
- the LOC5565683 gene encoding HEAT repeat-containing protein 3, yielding MGKAKKTKPHKAKVNPTGLVDVNALIEQELANGKSDSPIQAIVDQLQSASTEDKICGLQTLATICQNDVNIGAVVESDIVRIAASLLVDPDLSVRHATAGAFRNLSVQSVEICEYMVDQDVLTPLLALLNRYAATADWKPTFDKTLTDQMDEKSDTFLQAVNLLWNLCESTSVALDSFNQSQLLESFVKCLNVNVFGKEIAVAVAQCLLVISEDNSAAWRILSNFGNELSSLLALEGDYPSVLLRTVAAGIIANVPALSATYLSQIFIALSKTLEVNHRAALNSVTSSLPLLNQKDVADLEVTDDTQMEQESPEQSFQRRRRADMPTEVEMEVRNVGWLLQAQRIAAEILTNICSTEENEWQEDMDEDNLSEAESVHDYETNGANDSVQNTDKLPVEVLEAIKSLGLVEKLWQKAQPVAENVGQILAENDKNLLKRVNNLRASSMLCLHNLCNNISSDDLGGAEGIYQVWLELGQQVFQGHQNPKLLEASTSLMRATLEHLRKNPELFKQMTESDLQLMLNGVTDCQDAEIRANWLRMLGILGCLLPEPLIKLIIDFVLTTCMNEQDLWTVSEAMDSMMDIFADNDWNQIVHDLGMVTKCKELDRRMKSKLKQNKRELNERYPAVSTVRTNLGRFCKYLETEMKKFKPSMEA